The Acidobacteriota bacterium genome contains a region encoding:
- a CDS encoding methyltransferase, with the protein MFRALTEPALADWRRLADTRFYRRMSGEGRLVGTREVTGREDLPALAPAWAGVLEHARVPVVSYPYEWSFGMLRDAALLQLDLTLAALDEEMTLKDATPFNVQWHGVRPTFIDVGSFTAYEPGDPWTGYRQFCETFLYPLFLQAYRNAPFHPWLRGRLDG; encoded by the coding sequence GTGTTCCGCGCCCTCACCGAACCCGCCCTCGCCGACTGGCGGCGGCTGGCGGACACCCGCTTCTACCGTCGAATGAGTGGGGAGGGCCGCCTCGTCGGCACGCGGGAGGTGACCGGCCGGGAAGATCTCCCCGCGTTGGCCCCGGCGTGGGCGGGGGTGCTGGAACATGCCCGCGTTCCGGTCGTGTCGTACCCGTACGAGTGGTCCTTCGGCATGCTGCGGGACGCGGCCCTCCTGCAGCTCGACCTCACGCTAGCGGCGCTCGACGAGGAGATGACGCTGAAGGACGCCACCCCGTTCAACGTCCAGTGGCACGGCGTCCGCCCGACGTTCATCGACGTCGGCTCGTTCACCGCCTACGAGCCCGGCGACCCGTGGACCGGATACCGCCAGTTCTGCGAGACCTTTCTGTATCCGCTCTTTCTCCAGGCCTACCGCAACGCGCCGTTCCATCCGTGGCTGCGCGGGCGCCTGGACGG